In the genome of Photobacterium sp. TLY01, one region contains:
- a CDS encoding FKBP-type peptidyl-prolyl cis-trans isomerase, whose protein sequence is MSDVKLDTVETKASYGIGLQMGQQLAQSGLEGLNVAAIAKGIATSLTGDMPEIAVDDINDALRDLHTRAEEARQVQAKAAAAEGEAFLKDNALRPEVTVTESGLQYEVLVEGNGEIPTSDKQVRVHYHGQLTDGTVFDSSVSRGQPAEFPVTGVIAGWVEALQMMPVGSKWKLYIPQNLAYGERGAGAAIPPFAALVFEVELLDIL, encoded by the coding sequence ATGTCTGACGTTAAACTAGATACAGTTGAAACTAAAGCGAGCTACGGTATTGGTCTGCAAATGGGCCAGCAACTGGCTCAAAGTGGCCTGGAAGGCCTGAACGTTGCTGCCATTGCCAAAGGTATCGCAACCTCGCTGACTGGCGACATGCCAGAAATCGCTGTAGACGACATCAACGACGCACTGCGTGATCTGCACACCCGCGCTGAAGAAGCTCGTCAGGTACAGGCTAAAGCTGCCGCTGCTGAAGGCGAAGCCTTCCTCAAAGATAACGCACTGCGTCCAGAAGTAACAGTCACCGAATCAGGTCTTCAGTACGAAGTTCTGGTTGAAGGTAACGGCGAAATCCCAACGTCTGACAAACAAGTACGTGTTCACTACCACGGCCAGCTGACTGACGGCACTGTATTCGACAGTTCAGTATCCCGTGGTCAGCCAGCAGAATTCCCTGTTACCGGCGTTATCGCTGGTTGGGTAGAAGCTCTGCAAATGATGCCTGTCGGTTCTAAGTGGAAACTGTATATTCCGCAAAACCTGGCATACGGTGAGCGTGGCGCAGGTGCTGCCATCCCACCTTTCGCTGCACTTGTTTTCGAAGTTGAGCTGCTGGACATCCTGTAA
- a CDS encoding DUF2780 domain-containing protein → MTRALFQRFWLAAMPLLACLALSPAAHAFSLSDLFGGGDDKMEALADNPLASMLTDQLGVSTEQAAGGAGALLSMAASQLSGDQATELTKLIPGSENLMDAIPAGLGGMLNNMDALGPVFTALGLDASMISQFVPIITQFLGTQGASAGLIDTLTKIWTPAS, encoded by the coding sequence ATGACCCGAGCTCTATTCCAACGCTTTTGGCTGGCTGCAATGCCATTACTGGCCTGTCTGGCCCTTAGCCCTGCCGCCCACGCTTTTAGCCTGTCCGACTTATTCGGCGGCGGTGACGATAAAATGGAAGCCCTGGCCGATAACCCCCTCGCCAGTATGCTGACCGATCAACTCGGTGTCAGTACTGAACAGGCTGCGGGCGGTGCCGGTGCGCTGCTGTCCATGGCCGCCAGCCAGTTAAGCGGCGATCAGGCTACTGAGCTGACCAAACTGATCCCGGGATCAGAAAACCTGATGGACGCGATTCCTGCCGGACTGGGCGGCATGCTGAATAATATGGACGCGCTGGGCCCTGTGTTCACCGCATTAGGGTTAGATGCCAGCATGATCAGTCAGTTCGTTCCCATTATCACCCAATTTTTAGGCACGCAGGGCGCCAGTGCCGGCCTGATTGATACCCTGACCAAAATCTGGACACCAGCCAGCTGA
- a CDS encoding phosphoadenylyl-sulfate reductase, giving the protein MPKCALADLLSATKVEQILQLAEINAELEQMTAQERVRWALEFLDGNFALASSFGIQSAVMLHLVTQESPNVPVILTDTGYLFPETYQFVDFLTERLNLNLKVYRSELSPAWQEARYGQLWTQGVDGIKQYNKMNKVEPMRRALEELAVKTWFSGLRREQSSSRATLPVLAIQNGKFKFLPLIDWSEQDIDEYLLKHDLPYHPLLAQGYRSVGDVHTTVKWEPGMKEEETRFFGLKRECGLHEDDAESDGSGI; this is encoded by the coding sequence ATGCCTAAATGTGCGTTGGCGGATTTGCTGAGTGCCACCAAAGTGGAGCAGATCCTTCAGCTGGCGGAAATTAACGCCGAGCTGGAGCAGATGACAGCCCAAGAGCGGGTTCGCTGGGCGCTGGAATTTTTGGATGGCAACTTTGCGTTAGCCTCCAGTTTTGGTATCCAGTCTGCGGTCATGCTGCATCTGGTGACTCAGGAGTCACCCAATGTACCTGTGATTCTGACAGACACGGGATACCTGTTCCCTGAAACCTATCAGTTTGTCGATTTTCTGACCGAGCGACTGAATCTGAATCTGAAAGTGTACCGTTCAGAGCTCAGTCCTGCCTGGCAGGAAGCACGCTACGGCCAGCTGTGGACTCAGGGTGTTGATGGCATTAAGCAGTACAACAAAATGAACAAGGTGGAGCCGATGCGCCGTGCACTGGAAGAACTGGCGGTGAAAACCTGGTTCTCTGGCTTGCGTCGGGAGCAGTCATCCTCCCGTGCAACCTTGCCGGTACTGGCGATTCAGAACGGTAAATTCAAATTCCTGCCTTTGATCGATTGGTCAGAGCAGGATATTGATGAATACCTGCTGAAACATGATTTGCCTTACCATCCGTTATTGGCTCAAGGCTATCGTTCTGTCGGTGATGTTCACACCACAGTGAAGTGGGAGCCGGGCATGAAAGAAGAAGAAACCCGTTTCTTCGGCCTGAAGCGGGAATGCGGGCTGCATGAAGATGATGCAGAGAGCGACGGCTCAGGGATCTAA